Proteins encoded together in one Coffea arabica cultivar ET-39 chromosome 2c, Coffea Arabica ET-39 HiFi, whole genome shotgun sequence window:
- the LOC113726466 gene encoding uncharacterized protein isoform X3 produces the protein MGKPSSGAEAKTTRAERKFEKKVQFYSKVRDTVASLTAQKAITKKKTRSRQKKLKAYDFSSLTEFLPELKTPQQRSPLPSKLNSKTRLKEGNQLKTVLNHPAFQSDPLGSIHQHLQNTQPLADKKPKPKYNKSESKKAKRKRSKASRGPQQMEV, from the exons ATGGGGAAACCTAGCTCGGG AGCTGAGGCGAAAACCACTCGTGCTGAACGCAAATTCGAGAAGAAAGTGCAGTTTTATTCCA AGGTCAGAGATACAGTTGCTTCCTTAACAGCCCAAAAAGCCATTACCAAG AAGAAGACAAGGAGTCGACAAAAGAAACTAAAGGCATATGACTTTTCCTCCCTCACTGAGTTTCTTCCCGAGTTGAAAACTCCTCAGCAAAGATCTCCCCTTCCATCAAAGCTCAACAGCAAAACCAG GTTGAAGGAGGGAAATCAGTTGAAGACAGTTCTTAATCACCCTGCTTTCCAGTCAGATCCATTAGGATCCATCCATCAACATCTCCAAAATACACAGCCTCTTGCTGATAAGAAACCTAAACCGAAGTACAATAAGagtgaaagcaagaaagcaaaaCGGAAACGATCTAAAGCTTCAAGAGGGCCTCAACAAATGGAAGTTTGA
- the LOC113726466 gene encoding uncharacterized protein isoform X4 gives MGKPSSGAEAKTTRAERKFEKKVQFYSKVRDTVASLTAQKAITKKTRSRQKKLKAYDFSSLTEFLPELKTPQQRSPLPSKLNSKTRLKEGNQLKTVLNHPAFQSDPLGSIHQHLQNTQPLADKKPKPKYNKSESKKAKRKRSKASRGPQQMEV, from the exons ATGGGGAAACCTAGCTCGGG AGCTGAGGCGAAAACCACTCGTGCTGAACGCAAATTCGAGAAGAAAGTGCAGTTTTATTCCA AGGTCAGAGATACAGTTGCTTCCTTAACAGCCCAAAAAGCCATTACCAAG AAGACAAGGAGTCGACAAAAGAAACTAAAGGCATATGACTTTTCCTCCCTCACTGAGTTTCTTCCCGAGTTGAAAACTCCTCAGCAAAGATCTCCCCTTCCATCAAAGCTCAACAGCAAAACCAG GTTGAAGGAGGGAAATCAGTTGAAGACAGTTCTTAATCACCCTGCTTTCCAGTCAGATCCATTAGGATCCATCCATCAACATCTCCAAAATACACAGCCTCTTGCTGATAAGAAACCTAAACCGAAGTACAATAAGagtgaaagcaagaaagcaaaaCGGAAACGATCTAAAGCTTCAAGAGGGCCTCAACAAATGGAAGTTTGA
- the LOC113726466 gene encoding uncharacterized protein isoform X2, translating into MGKPSSGAEAKTTRAERKFEKKVQFYSKVRDTVASLTAQKAITKKTRSRQKKLKAYDFSSLTEFLPELKTPQQRSPLPSKLNSKTRQNLVLKEGNQLKTVLNHPAFQSDPLGSIHQHLQNTQPLADKKPKPKYNKSESKKAKRKRSKASRGPQQMEV; encoded by the exons ATGGGGAAACCTAGCTCGGG AGCTGAGGCGAAAACCACTCGTGCTGAACGCAAATTCGAGAAGAAAGTGCAGTTTTATTCCA AGGTCAGAGATACAGTTGCTTCCTTAACAGCCCAAAAAGCCATTACCAAG AAGACAAGGAGTCGACAAAAGAAACTAAAGGCATATGACTTTTCCTCCCTCACTGAGTTTCTTCCCGAGTTGAAAACTCCTCAGCAAAGATCTCCCCTTCCATCAAAGCTCAACAGCAAAACCAGGCAAAATCTAGT GTTGAAGGAGGGAAATCAGTTGAAGACAGTTCTTAATCACCCTGCTTTCCAGTCAGATCCATTAGGATCCATCCATCAACATCTCCAAAATACACAGCCTCTTGCTGATAAGAAACCTAAACCGAAGTACAATAAGagtgaaagcaagaaagcaaaaCGGAAACGATCTAAAGCTTCAAGAGGGCCTCAACAAATGGAAGTTTGA
- the LOC113726466 gene encoding uncharacterized protein isoform X1, whose protein sequence is MGKPSSGAEAKTTRAERKFEKKVQFYSKVRDTVASLTAQKAITKKKTRSRQKKLKAYDFSSLTEFLPELKTPQQRSPLPSKLNSKTRQNLVLKEGNQLKTVLNHPAFQSDPLGSIHQHLQNTQPLADKKPKPKYNKSESKKAKRKRSKASRGPQQMEV, encoded by the exons ATGGGGAAACCTAGCTCGGG AGCTGAGGCGAAAACCACTCGTGCTGAACGCAAATTCGAGAAGAAAGTGCAGTTTTATTCCA AGGTCAGAGATACAGTTGCTTCCTTAACAGCCCAAAAAGCCATTACCAAG AAGAAGACAAGGAGTCGACAAAAGAAACTAAAGGCATATGACTTTTCCTCCCTCACTGAGTTTCTTCCCGAGTTGAAAACTCCTCAGCAAAGATCTCCCCTTCCATCAAAGCTCAACAGCAAAACCAGGCAAAATCTAGT GTTGAAGGAGGGAAATCAGTTGAAGACAGTTCTTAATCACCCTGCTTTCCAGTCAGATCCATTAGGATCCATCCATCAACATCTCCAAAATACACAGCCTCTTGCTGATAAGAAACCTAAACCGAAGTACAATAAGagtgaaagcaagaaagcaaaaCGGAAACGATCTAAAGCTTCAAGAGGGCCTCAACAAATGGAAGTTTGA
- the LOC113726468 gene encoding stress enhanced protein 1, chloroplastic-like isoform X1, whose amino-acid sequence MALAQVSNCLYTSVRDVCVSNPVRISSAARIPVSGVAKFGTTFASGSPLPVQRSSYSTKAASKATSVSIKCEQGAKGGNSVDVWLGRFAMVGFAAAISVEIGTGKGLLENFGLTTPLPTVALAVTALVGVLTAVFIFQSASKS is encoded by the exons ATGGCTTTGGCTCAAGTCTCCAATTGTCTTTACACTTCCGTTAGAG ATGTTTGTGTCTCAAACCCAGTAAGGATTTCATCTGCTGCTCGAATTCCTGTCAGTGGTGTTGCTAAATTTGGAACCACCTTCGCTTCCGGCTCTCCTCTTC CAGTTCAGAGATCTTCTTATTCAACAAAAGCTGCAAGCAAAGCTACTTCAGTGTCAATAAAATGTGAGCAGGGTGCCAAAGGGGGCAACAGCGTTGATGTGTGGCTTGGTCGATTTGCAATGGTTGGCTTTGCAGCGGCTATTAGTGTTGAAATAGGAACAGGCAAAGGACTTCTGGAG AATTTTGGTCTGACAACTCCCCTGCCAACGGTGGCATTGGCAGTTACAGCATTAGTGGGTGTTCTTACAGCAGTTTTTATCTTCCAATctgcctccaagagttaa
- the LOC113726468 gene encoding stress enhanced protein 1, chloroplastic-like isoform X2 — protein MALAQVSNCLYTSVRDVCVSNPVRISSAARIPVSGVAKFGTTFASGSPLLQRSSYSTKAASKATSVSIKCEQGAKGGNSVDVWLGRFAMVGFAAAISVEIGTGKGLLENFGLTTPLPTVALAVTALVGVLTAVFIFQSASKS, from the exons ATGGCTTTGGCTCAAGTCTCCAATTGTCTTTACACTTCCGTTAGAG ATGTTTGTGTCTCAAACCCAGTAAGGATTTCATCTGCTGCTCGAATTCCTGTCAGTGGTGTTGCTAAATTTGGAACCACCTTCGCTTCCGGCTCTCCTCTTC TTCAGAGATCTTCTTATTCAACAAAAGCTGCAAGCAAAGCTACTTCAGTGTCAATAAAATGTGAGCAGGGTGCCAAAGGGGGCAACAGCGTTGATGTGTGGCTTGGTCGATTTGCAATGGTTGGCTTTGCAGCGGCTATTAGTGTTGAAATAGGAACAGGCAAAGGACTTCTGGAG AATTTTGGTCTGACAACTCCCCTGCCAACGGTGGCATTGGCAGTTACAGCATTAGTGGGTGTTCTTACAGCAGTTTTTATCTTCCAATctgcctccaagagttaa
- the LOC113726470 gene encoding sodium/proton antiporter 2-like codes for MYTLLSIRSSHFSPSHNFNKNHDHHSHHHPLGFSTPLSLKSGQSYTIRPRDYGPKILHRSGVLVRAEDEARDLSSSSSTQQRQPQTHFEKQQLQELNSSSRECDPLCSVDETSSQDHPKTDFLKALAILAAAGTGTLAINHSWVAANQDLAMALLFGIGYVGIIFEESLAFNKSGLGLLLAVSLWVIRSIGAPSTDIAVSELSHASAEVSEIVFFLLGAMTIVEIVDAHRGFKLVTDNITTRKPKVLLWMIGLATFCLSSVLDNLTSTIVMVSLLRKLVPSSEYRKLLGAVVVIAANAGGAWTPIGDVTTTMLWIHGQISTLPTMKDLIVPSAVSLAVPLALMSLTSEVNGKGQNLPNVLSSEQRAPRGKLVFSVGIGALVSVPVFKAVTGLPPYMGMLLGLGVLWILTDAIHYGESERLKVPQALSRIDTQGVLFFLGILLSVSSLEAAGILRELANYLDANIPNVELIASAIGVVSAVIDNVPLVAATMGMYDLSSFPQDSKFWQLVAYCAGTGGSMLIIGSAAGVAFMGMEKVDFFWYLRKVSGFAFAGYAAGIAAYLAVHNLNFSLPTLAQFPLLSHS; via the exons ATGTATACTCTGCTGTCCATCAGAAGCAGccatttttccccttctcaTAATTTCAACAAAAACCACGACCACCATTCCCACCACCACCCTTTGGGATTCTCTACACCTCTCTCCCTTAAATCCGGTCAATCTTATACTATAAGACCTAGAGATTATGGCCCAAAAATTTTGCACCGAAGTGGAGTCCTGGTCAGAGCTGAAGACGAAGCCAGAGACCTTTCTTCTTCCTCGTCGACACAACAACGGCAGCCACAGACCCATTTTGAGAAACAGCAGCTTCAG GAACTTAATTCATCATCCAGAGAATGTGATCCTCTGTGTTCAGTTGATGAAACGAGCTCACAAGACCACCCAAAGACAGATTTTTTGAAAGCACTTGCGATTTTGGCAGCAGCTGGGACGGGGACATTGGCAATAAATCACTCCTGGGTTGCTGCAAATCAG GACCTTGCCATGGCATTGTTATTTGGAATAGGGTATGTTGGGATAATATTTGAAGAATCTCTGGCATTCAACAAAAGCGGACTTGGACTTTTGTTGGCAGTCAGCTTATGGGTGATAAGAAGCATTGGG GCACCTTCCACAGATATAGCTGTTTCAGAGTTATCACATGCGTCTGCTGAAGTCAGTGAAATtgtgtttttcttgcttggtgCAATGACAATTGTGGAGATAGTTGATGCTCATCGAGGATTTAAGTTGGTAACAGATAATATTACCACTCGCAAGCCAAAAGTTCTGCTCTGGATG ATAGGTCTTGCTACTTTTTGTCTCAGTTCAGTCCTCGATAACCTGACATCCACAATTGTGATGGTCTCCTTATTGAGAAAATTAGTACCTTCATCAGAATATAGGAA GCTTCTGGGTGCTGTTGTGGTTATAGCAGCAAATGCTGGTGGAGCATGGACTCCTATTGGTGATGTGACCACTACCATGTTGTGGATACATGGTCAAATATCAACACTGCCAACGATGAAG GACTTGATTGTGCCTTCAGCTGTTTCTCTGGCTGTCCCCTTGGCTCTTATGTCTCTTACAAG CGAAGTTAATGGAAAAGGACAGAACTTGCCCAATGTTTTGTCTTCGGAACAGAGGGCTCCTCGAGGAAAGCTTGTTTTTTCTGTGGGAATTGGTGCTTTAGTTTCTGTCCCAGTGTTCAAAGCTGTAACTGGTTTACCTCCTTACATGGGTATGCTGCTTGGACTGGGAGTTCTTTGGATTTTAACAGATGCTATTCATTATGGTGAATCAGAAAGATTGAAAGTACCACAAGCTTTATCAAGAATCGATACTCAaggagttctattttttctggGGATACTTTTGTCTGTCAGCAG CTTGGAGGCAGCAGGTATTTTGCGAGAATTGGCAAATTACCTTGATGCCAATATACCAAACGTTGAATTAATTGCAAGTGCAATAGGAGTTGTGTCAGCAGTCATAGACAATGTTCCACTGGTTGCAGCAACGATGGGAATGTACGATCTGTCTTCATTTCCTCAAGATTCCAAGTTCTGGCAACTAGTGGCATATTGTGCTGGTACAGGTGGATCCATGCTAATCATTGGTTCTGCTGCTGGGGTTGCATTCATGGGAATGGAGAAGGTGGACTTCTTTTGGTACCTCCGCAAG GTAAGTGGTTTTGCTTTTGCTGGTTACGCCGCAGGCATTGCTGCATATCTAGCAGTTCATAATCTCAACTTCTCTCTTCCAACTCTGGCTCAGTTTCCGCTCCTTTCTCATTCATAA